The Klebsiella sp. RHBSTW-00484 genome includes a window with the following:
- a CDS encoding AsmA family protein: MKFLGKLILWLLIALLVVIIAAYFLLQTQWGARQASAWLSDGTGWKVSFNKMDHNFSSPMHLQLQNVTLGRDGKPATLVAKTVDIGFSSRQFSDPLHADEIVLSDGTLNFSPSSAALPFAADRLQLRNMAFNSPESDWDLSAQRVTGGVSPWAPEAGNVLGKKTQIQMSAGSMTLNGIEASNVLIQGSIDNGEVALSTIGADVARGTMTGTAKRNANGGWQVDNLRLSEIRLQSDKSLADFFTPLTTLPSLQIGRLDMTDASLQGPDWAVSSLDLNLRNLTLSHGDWQSQDGTLSMNANEFIYGSLHFLDPILNAGFSPQGITLRQFTSRWEGGMVRTSGNWLRASHALVLDDAAFAGLEYTLPANWKQLWMEQLPEWLQSLTLKKFSASRNLVIDVEPEFPWQITALDGYGGELQLVKDRSWGIWNGSATLNAAAATFNRIDVRRPSLKLSANASTVNVNELSAFTERGILQATAAVSQLPQRLVNLSLNGRGVPLNILQAWGWPALPVSGDGNVQLTATGSVLADAPLKPTVNGQLSAINMEKQQVAQVMRNGEATDAQAPAAPAISIP; this comes from the coding sequence ATGAAATTTCTCGGAAAGCTGATTCTCTGGCTGCTGATTGCCCTGCTAGTGGTGATCATTGCGGCTTATTTCCTGCTGCAAACCCAGTGGGGCGCACGCCAGGCCAGTGCCTGGCTAAGCGACGGTACCGGCTGGAAGGTCTCTTTCAACAAAATGGACCACAATTTCTCCTCGCCAATGCACCTGCAACTGCAAAACGTCACCCTTGGTCGTGACGGCAAACCGGCGACGCTGGTGGCTAAAACGGTGGATATCGGCTTTAGCAGCCGCCAGTTTAGCGACCCACTGCATGCCGACGAGATTGTCCTCAGCGATGGCACCCTGAACTTCTCGCCTTCATCGGCAGCCTTACCGTTCGCCGCCGACCGCCTACAGTTGCGCAACATGGCGTTTAACAGTCCGGAAAGCGACTGGGATCTCAGCGCTCAGCGCGTCACCGGCGGCGTCAGCCCGTGGGCACCGGAAGCGGGTAACGTCCTCGGTAAAAAAACGCAGATTCAGATGAGCGCAGGGTCGATGACGCTGAACGGCATCGAAGCCAGCAACGTGCTGATTCAGGGGAGTATCGATAACGGTGAAGTGGCGCTCTCGACCATCGGTGCTGATGTTGCCCGCGGCACGATGACCGGGACGGCGAAACGCAACGCCAACGGCGGCTGGCAGGTCGATAATTTACGCCTCAGCGAGATCCGCCTGCAAAGCGATAAATCGCTCGCCGACTTTTTCACGCCGCTCACCACCCTGCCTTCACTACAGATTGGCCGTCTCGATATGACCGATGCCAGCCTGCAAGGGCCTGACTGGGCGGTAAGCAGCCTCGATCTTAACCTGCGTAATCTCACCCTGAGCCATGGCGACTGGCAAAGCCAGGATGGCACCCTGTCAATGAATGCCAACGAGTTTATTTACGGCTCGCTGCACTTCCTCGACCCTATCCTGAATGCCGGATTTTCGCCGCAGGGTATCACGCTGCGTCAGTTCACCTCACGCTGGGAAGGCGGGATGGTGCGCACTTCCGGCAACTGGCTGCGTGCCAGTCACGCTTTGGTACTGGATGACGCCGCGTTCGCCGGGCTGGAATACACGCTGCCGGCCAACTGGAAGCAACTATGGATGGAACAACTGCCGGAATGGTTACAGAGCCTAACCCTGAAAAAGTTCAGCGCCAGCCGCAATCTGGTGATTGATGTTGAACCGGAATTCCCGTGGCAGATCACCGCCCTCGACGGCTACGGCGGCGAGCTACAGCTGGTGAAGGACCGCAGTTGGGGTATATGGAACGGCAGCGCAACGCTGAACGCCGCTGCCGCCACCTTTAACCGCATTGACGTTCGCCGCCCATCGTTGAAGCTCAGCGCCAACGCCTCGACGGTGAACGTTAACGAGCTTAGCGCCTTTACCGAGCGCGGTATTCTGCAAGCCACCGCGGCGGTATCGCAGCTTCCGCAGCGCCTGGTCAACCTGAGCCTGAACGGTCGCGGCGTGCCGCTGAATATTTTGCAAGCCTGGGGCTGGCCAGCGCTGCCGGTTTCCGGCGATGGTAACGTGCAGTTGACCGCCACCGGCAGCGTGCTGGCGGATGCGCCGCTGAAGCCAACTGTCAATGGTCAACTCAGCGCAATTAATATGGAGAAGCAGCAGGTTGCGCAGGTGATGCGCAACGGGGAAGCCACTGATGCTCAGGCTCCTGCTGCTCCGGCAATTTCTATACCCTAA
- the xanP gene encoding xanthine/proton symporter XanP — protein sequence MSVNTAESENAQPVAHKQVSELIYRLEDRPPLPQTLFAAFQHLLAMFVAVITPALLICQALGLPAQDTQHIISMSLFASGVASIIQIKAWGPVGSGLLSIQGTSFNFVAPLIMGGTALKTGGADVPTMMAALFGTLMLASCTEMVISRVLHLARRIITPLVSGVVVMIIGLSLIQVGLTSIGGGYAAMADNTFGAPKNLLLAGIVLALIIILNRQRNPYLRIASLVIAMAAGYLAAWFLDMLPTNTAPTDSSLIMVPTPLYYGLGIDWNLLLPLMLVFMITSLETIGDITATSDVSEQPVSGPLYMKRLKGGVLANGLNSFVSAVFNTFPNSCFGQNNGVIQLTGVASRYVGFVVALMLIVLGLFPAVSGFVQHIPEPVLGGATLVMFGTIAASGVRIVSREPLNRRAILIIALSLAVGLGVSQQPLILQFAPDWLKNLLSSGIAAGGITAIVLNLVFPPEKN from the coding sequence ATGTCCGTTAACACCGCAGAGTCAGAAAATGCGCAACCGGTTGCGCATAAGCAAGTCAGCGAATTAATCTACCGCCTTGAAGACCGCCCACCGCTACCGCAAACTCTGTTCGCCGCTTTCCAGCACCTGCTGGCGATGTTTGTCGCAGTCATCACCCCGGCGCTGTTAATTTGCCAGGCTCTGGGCCTCCCGGCTCAGGATACGCAACACATCATCAGCATGTCTCTGTTCGCCTCCGGTGTCGCATCCATTATTCAAATTAAAGCCTGGGGCCCGGTTGGCTCAGGGCTGCTCTCAATCCAGGGCACCAGCTTTAACTTCGTCGCGCCGCTGATTATGGGCGGTACCGCGCTGAAAACCGGCGGCGCCGATGTCCCAACCATGATGGCTGCGCTGTTCGGTACCCTGATGCTGGCCAGCTGCACGGAAATGGTCATCTCCCGCGTACTGCACCTCGCGCGGCGCATCATTACCCCGCTGGTCTCCGGCGTGGTGGTGATGATTATCGGTCTGTCGCTGATTCAGGTTGGCCTCACTTCTATCGGCGGCGGCTACGCGGCCATGGCTGATAACACCTTCGGTGCGCCGAAAAACCTGCTGCTGGCGGGTATCGTGCTGGCGCTGATTATTATCCTTAACCGCCAGCGCAACCCCTATTTGCGCATCGCCTCGCTGGTGATCGCCATGGCTGCGGGTTATCTGGCAGCCTGGTTCCTCGATATGCTGCCAACCAATACCGCGCCAACCGACAGCAGCCTGATTATGGTACCCACGCCGCTTTACTACGGCCTGGGCATCGACTGGAATCTGCTGCTGCCGCTGATGCTGGTCTTTATGATTACCTCGCTGGAAACTATCGGCGATATCACCGCCACCTCCGACGTCTCCGAGCAGCCGGTTTCCGGCCCGCTATATATGAAGCGTCTGAAGGGCGGCGTATTGGCTAACGGCCTGAACTCGTTCGTCTCGGCAGTATTTAATACCTTCCCGAACTCCTGTTTCGGGCAGAACAACGGCGTGATTCAATTGACCGGCGTCGCCAGCCGCTACGTCGGCTTTGTGGTCGCGCTGATGCTGATCGTGCTCGGTCTGTTCCCGGCGGTAAGCGGCTTCGTGCAACATATCCCTGAGCCGGTACTCGGCGGCGCAACGTTAGTGATGTTCGGCACCATCGCCGCCTCCGGCGTGCGCATCGTCTCCCGCGAACCGCTGAACCGCCGCGCGATCCTGATTATCGCCCTGTCGTTGGCCGTCGGCCTTGGCGTTTCCCAGCAGCCGCTGATTCTGCAGTTCGCCCCTGACTGGCTGAAAAACCTGCTCTCCTCCGGTATCGCTGCCGGTGGTATCACGGCAATCGTGCTGAACCTGGTTTTCCCGCCAGAGAAAAACTAA
- the gltS gene encoding sodium/glutamate symporter has protein sequence MFHLDTLSTLVAATLVLLLGRKLVQTVPFLKTYTIPEPVAGGLLVALALLALKKSMDIEIDFDMSLKDPLMLAFFATIGLNANLASLRAGGKVVGTFLIVVVGLLLLQNALGIGMAKLLGLDPLMGLLAGSITLSGGHGTGAAWSKLFVERYGFANATEVAMACATFGLVLGGLIGGPVARYLVKHSSTPDGTPDDQVAPTAFEKPEMGRMITSLVLIESIALIAICLTVGKAIAQLLAGTIFELPTFVCVLFIGVILSNSLSMLGLYRVFDRAISVLGNVCLSLFLAMALMSLKLWELASLALPMIAILAVQTVAMALYAVFVTYRMMGKNYDAAVLAAGHCGFGLGATPTAIANMQAITDRFGPSHMAFLVVPMVGAFFIDIVNALVIKLYLLLPMFG, from the coding sequence ATGTTTCATCTCGATACCTTATCGACGCTCGTTGCCGCAACATTAGTGTTGCTACTGGGTAGAAAACTCGTTCAAACCGTCCCTTTCCTGAAGACATATACCATTCCTGAACCCGTTGCGGGTGGCCTGCTGGTGGCATTGGCCTTACTGGCGCTGAAGAAAAGCATGGATATCGAAATTGATTTCGATATGAGCCTGAAAGATCCGCTGATGCTGGCGTTCTTCGCCACCATTGGCCTGAACGCCAACCTCGCCAGCCTGCGGGCTGGCGGCAAAGTAGTAGGGACGTTCCTGATCGTTGTCGTGGGACTGCTACTGCTGCAAAACGCCCTCGGTATCGGCATGGCGAAGCTGCTGGGCCTTGACCCGCTGATGGGGCTGCTGGCGGGTTCCATTACCCTTTCTGGCGGTCACGGTACCGGCGCGGCGTGGAGTAAATTGTTTGTCGAACGTTATGGTTTCGCCAACGCTACCGAAGTGGCGATGGCTTGCGCAACCTTCGGCCTCGTCCTTGGCGGCCTGATTGGCGGGCCGGTGGCGCGCTATCTGGTTAAACACTCTTCTACACCGGACGGTACGCCGGACGATCAGGTCGCGCCGACCGCGTTTGAAAAGCCGGAAATGGGGCGGATGATTACCTCGCTGGTGCTGATCGAGAGTATCGCGTTAATTGCCATCTGTTTGACGGTCGGGAAGGCGATTGCGCAGCTGTTGGCGGGAACTATATTCGAGCTGCCGACCTTTGTTTGTGTGTTGTTTATCGGCGTGATCCTCAGCAACAGTTTGTCGATGCTGGGCCTGTATCGGGTGTTTGACCGTGCGATCTCGGTGCTGGGCAACGTCTGCCTGTCGCTGTTCCTCGCGATGGCTTTGATGAGCCTGAAGCTGTGGGAGCTGGCGTCGTTGGCGCTGCCGATGATTGCCATTCTGGCGGTGCAGACGGTGGCAATGGCGCTGTATGCGGTGTTTGTGACCTATCGAATGATGGGGAAAAACTACGATGCCGCGGTGCTGGCCGCTGGTCACTGCGGCTTTGGCCTCGGCGCGACGCCGACAGCGATCGCCAACATGCAGGCGATTACCGACCGTTTTGGCCCATCGCATATGGCGTTCCTGGTGGTGCCGATGGTGGGCGCGTTCTTTATCGATATCGTTAACGCGCTGGTCATTAAGCTGTATCTGCTGTTGCCGATGTTTGGCTGA
- a CDS encoding IS110 family transposase, producing the protein MNIKRIGLDLAKNVFQIHAVDHHEHVVVRKSLRRAHMHAYFSQLAPCTVGIEACASSHYWARELTRMGHTVHIIPPKFVKPYLRGNKNDANDAEAICEAISRPAMRFVAVKTERQQTLQAEHRVRARVIKSRTALCNEIRGFLGEFGVVLPVGISQLRKALPEILSQQEQWDDRFMRLLCELAEELRMLDDRVAGHDRRLAEAAREDICIQRLMKIEGIGVITASAMVALLGDATQFKNGREMAAYVGLVPRQHSSGGKQQLGHISKRGDSYLRTLVIHGARSVLKTCAGKEDRRSQWLQSVAERRNRNIATVALANKNVRIAWAVMSRGEDYHGSRVAG; encoded by the coding sequence ATGAATATTAAACGTATCGGTCTTGACCTGGCAAAAAATGTCTTTCAGATCCATGCTGTGGATCACCATGAACATGTCGTCGTGCGGAAATCTCTCCGCCGCGCCCACATGCACGCTTATTTCTCTCAGCTGGCTCCCTGCACCGTCGGGATTGAAGCCTGCGCGTCATCCCACTACTGGGCCCGCGAACTCACCCGCATGGGACATACCGTGCACATTATTCCCCCGAAGTTTGTTAAGCCCTACCTCAGGGGCAACAAGAATGATGCCAACGATGCCGAAGCCATCTGTGAAGCCATCAGCCGCCCCGCCATGCGCTTCGTCGCGGTTAAGACAGAGCGCCAGCAGACTCTTCAGGCTGAGCATCGCGTGCGGGCCAGAGTGATAAAAAGCCGCACGGCGCTGTGCAACGAGATACGGGGCTTTCTGGGCGAATTCGGCGTGGTGCTGCCGGTCGGCATCAGCCAGTTGCGTAAGGCGCTGCCGGAGATACTGTCACAGCAGGAGCAGTGGGATGACCGGTTTATGCGCCTGCTGTGCGAGCTGGCCGAAGAGCTGCGGATGCTGGATGACCGGGTGGCGGGGCATGACCGGCGGCTCGCAGAGGCGGCGCGGGAAGATATCTGCATCCAGCGGCTGATGAAAATAGAAGGTATCGGCGTGATAACCGCCAGCGCGATGGTGGCGTTGTTGGGTGACGCGACGCAGTTTAAGAACGGTCGGGAGATGGCGGCTTATGTGGGGCTGGTTCCCCGGCAGCACTCAAGCGGCGGTAAGCAGCAGCTGGGGCATATCAGCAAGCGGGGTGACAGCTACCTGCGTACGCTGGTCATCCACGGGGCACGGTCAGTTCTGAAGACATGTGCAGGCAAAGAAGACCGGCGGAGCCAGTGGCTGCAGTCGGTGGCGGAAAGACGGAACCGGAATATCGCGACGGTGGCGCTGGCGAACAAGAATGTGCGGATAGCGTGGGCGGTGATGAGTCGCGGAGAAGATTACCATGGTTCACGGGTCGCCGGTTAA
- the glpK gene encoding glycerol kinase GlpK — MTDKKYIVALDQGTTSSRAVVMDHDANIVSVSQREFEQIYPKPGWVEHDPMEIWATQSSTLVEVLAKADISSDEIAAIGITNQRETAIVWERETGKPIYNAIVWQCRRTAEICEQLKRDGMEEYIRKATGLVVDPYFSGTKVKWILDHVEGSRERAKRGELLFGTVDTWLIWKMTQGRVHVTDYTNASRTMLFNIHELDWDDKMLDALDIPRAMLPEVRKSSEVYGQTNIGGKGGTRIPIAGIAGDQQAALFGQLCVKEGMAKNTYGTGCFMLMNTGEKAVKSENGLLTTIACGPRGEVNYALEGAVFMAGASIQWLRDEMKLISDAFDSEYFATKVKDTNGVYVVPAFTGLGAPYWDPYARGAIFGLTRGVNSNHIIRATLESIAYQTRDVLEAMQADSGIRLHALRVDGGAVANNFLMQFQSDILGTRVERPEVREVTALGAAYLAGLAVGFWQNLDELQEKAVIEREFRPGIETTERNVRYSGWKKAVKRALAWEDHDEA; from the coding sequence ATGACCGACAAAAAATATATCGTAGCGCTCGACCAGGGCACCACCAGCTCCCGCGCCGTTGTAATGGATCACGATGCCAATATCGTCAGCGTCTCTCAGCGAGAATTTGAACAAATTTATCCGAAGCCCGGCTGGGTTGAGCACGACCCGATGGAGATCTGGGCGACCCAAAGCTCCACGTTGGTAGAAGTGCTGGCAAAAGCCGATATCAGCTCCGATGAAATCGCCGCAATCGGCATCACCAACCAACGTGAAACCGCTATCGTGTGGGAGCGCGAAACCGGTAAACCGATTTATAACGCGATTGTCTGGCAGTGCCGCCGTACCGCTGAAATCTGCGAGCAGCTCAAGCGCGACGGTATGGAGGAGTACATTCGCAAGGCTACTGGTCTGGTGGTTGACCCGTACTTCTCCGGCACCAAAGTGAAATGGATCCTTGACCACGTCGAAGGCTCACGCGAACGCGCTAAGCGCGGGGAGCTGCTGTTCGGCACCGTGGACACCTGGCTTATCTGGAAAATGACCCAGGGGCGCGTGCACGTCACTGACTACACCAACGCCTCGCGTACCATGCTGTTCAACATCCACGAGCTGGACTGGGACGACAAAATGCTCGACGCGCTGGATATCCCCCGCGCCATGTTGCCGGAAGTACGCAAGTCTTCCGAAGTGTACGGCCAGACCAATATCGGCGGTAAAGGCGGCACGCGTATTCCGATCGCCGGTATCGCGGGCGACCAGCAGGCGGCGCTGTTCGGTCAGCTGTGCGTTAAAGAAGGGATGGCGAAAAATACCTACGGCACTGGCTGCTTCATGCTGATGAACACCGGCGAGAAAGCGGTGAAATCTGAAAACGGCCTGCTGACGACGATCGCCTGCGGCCCGCGCGGCGAAGTGAACTATGCGCTGGAAGGTGCGGTGTTTATGGCAGGTGCCTCCATCCAGTGGCTGCGCGATGAGATGAAGTTGATCAGCGATGCGTTCGATTCCGAATATTTCGCCACCAAAGTGAAAGATACCAACGGCGTATACGTGGTCCCGGCATTTACCGGCCTCGGCGCACCGTACTGGGACCCGTACGCCCGCGGCGCAATCTTCGGCCTGACCCGCGGCGTGAACTCTAACCATATTATTCGCGCCACGCTGGAGTCGATCGCCTATCAGACCCGCGACGTGCTGGAAGCGATGCAGGCTGACTCAGGGATCCGTCTGCACGCTCTGCGCGTCGACGGCGGCGCGGTGGCCAACAACTTCCTGATGCAGTTCCAGTCCGACATTCTCGGCACCCGCGTAGAACGCCCTGAAGTGCGCGAAGTCACCGCACTGGGTGCTGCCTATCTGGCCGGTCTGGCGGTGGGTTTCTGGCAGAATCTGGATGAGTTGCAGGAGAAAGCGGTTATCGAACGTGAATTCCGCCCGGGGATTGAAACGACCGAGCGTAACGTTCGCTACAGCGGCTGGAAGAAAGCGGTAAAACGCGCGTTAGCGTGGGAAGATCACGACGAAGCGTAA
- a CDS encoding MIP/aquaporin family protein, protein MSQTSTLKGQCIAEFLGTGLLIFFGVGCVAALKVAGASFGQWEISIIWGLGVAMAIYLTAGVSGAHLNPAVTIALWLFACFDGRKVVPFIIAQFAGAFCAAALVYGLYYNLFFDFEHSHNMVRGSVESLELAGIFSTYPNPHINFVQAFAVEMVITAILMGVILALTDDGNGVPRGPLAPLLIGLLIAVIGASMGPLTGFAMNPARDLGPKTFAWLAGWGDVAFTGGKDIPYFLVPLCAPIVGAALGAFCYRKLIGRHLPCDTCVVEEKEASSSSTTQHNASL, encoded by the coding sequence ATGAGCCAAACATCAACACTAAAAGGCCAGTGCATCGCAGAGTTCCTCGGTACCGGGTTGTTGATCTTTTTCGGCGTTGGGTGCGTCGCTGCACTTAAGGTCGCGGGAGCCAGCTTCGGTCAATGGGAAATCAGCATCATCTGGGGTCTGGGCGTCGCTATGGCGATTTACCTGACCGCAGGGGTTTCCGGTGCACACCTTAACCCAGCGGTCACCATCGCGCTGTGGCTGTTTGCCTGCTTCGACGGACGTAAAGTTGTTCCTTTTATCATTGCGCAATTCGCTGGCGCCTTTTGCGCTGCGGCTTTAGTTTACGGGCTTTATTACAATCTTTTCTTCGATTTCGAACATAGCCACAATATGGTGCGCGGTAGCGTCGAAAGTCTTGAGCTGGCTGGCATTTTCTCCACTTACCCGAACCCGCATATCAATTTTGTGCAGGCCTTCGCGGTAGAGATGGTGATTACCGCTATCCTGATGGGCGTCATTCTGGCGCTGACCGATGATGGCAACGGCGTGCCTCGCGGCCCGCTGGCACCGCTGCTGATTGGTCTGCTGATCGCCGTTATCGGCGCATCCATGGGCCCGCTGACCGGCTTCGCCATGAACCCGGCACGCGATCTCGGACCGAAAACCTTCGCCTGGCTTGCTGGCTGGGGTGATGTCGCCTTCACGGGTGGCAAAGATATTCCTTATTTCCTGGTGCCGCTGTGTGCGCCAATCGTCGGTGCTGCGCTAGGCGCATTCTGCTACCGCAAGCTGATTGGCCGCCACCTGCCTTGCGACACCTGCGTTGTCGAAGAGAAAGAAGCCTCATCCTCCTCTACAACGCAACACAACGCTTCGCTGTAA
- the zapB gene encoding septal ring assembly protein ZapB, whose translation MTMSLEVFEKLESKVQQAIDTITLLQMEIEELKEKNNTLAQEVQSAQHGREELERENGQLKEQQQGWQDRLQALLGRMEEV comes from the coding sequence ATGACGATGTCATTAGAAGTGTTTGAGAAATTAGAATCTAAAGTCCAGCAGGCGATTGATACCATCACTCTGTTACAGATGGAAATCGAAGAGCTGAAAGAAAAGAACAACACGCTGGCGCAGGAAGTACAAAGCGCACAGCACGGTCGTGAAGAGCTGGAGCGTGAAAACGGTCAGCTGAAAGAACAACAGCAGGGCTGGCAGGATCGTCTGCAGGCGCTGCTGGGCCGCATGGAAGAAGTATAA
- a CDS encoding sulfate ABC transporter substrate-binding protein has protein sequence MNKWGVGLTLLLASASVLAKDIQLLNVSYDPTRELYEQYNKAFSAHWKQETGDNVVIRQSHGGSGKQATSVINGLEADVVTLALAYDVDAIAERGRIDKNWLKRLPDNSAPYTSTIVFLVRKGNPKQIHDWNDLIKTGVSVITPNPKSSGGARWNYLAAWGYALHQNNGDQAKAQEFVKALFKNVEVLDSGARGSTNTFVERGIGDVLIAWENEALLATNELGKDKFEIVTPSESILAEPTVSVVDKVVDKKGTRQVADAYLKYLYSPEGQEIAAKNFYRPRDPDVAKKYASEFPKLKLFTIDEEFGGWTKAQKEHFSNGGTFDQISQR, from the coding sequence ATGAATAAGTGGGGCGTAGGGTTAACTCTGTTGCTGGCATCCGCCAGCGTTCTGGCAAAAGACATTCAACTATTAAACGTTTCTTATGATCCGACGCGCGAGCTGTACGAACAGTACAACAAAGCGTTTAGCGCGCACTGGAAGCAGGAAACCGGCGATAACGTGGTGATTCGTCAATCCCACGGCGGCTCCGGCAAGCAGGCGACCTCGGTGATCAATGGCCTTGAGGCCGATGTGGTAACCCTTGCGCTGGCTTATGACGTTGACGCGATTGCTGAACGCGGTCGGATCGACAAAAACTGGCTCAAACGCCTGCCGGATAACTCCGCGCCGTATACCTCTACCATCGTGTTCCTGGTGCGTAAGGGCAATCCGAAACAAATTCATGACTGGAACGACCTGATTAAAACGGGCGTATCGGTGATTACCCCGAACCCGAAAAGCTCCGGCGGCGCGCGCTGGAACTATCTGGCGGCCTGGGGTTACGCCCTGCACCAGAACAACGGCGACCAGGCTAAGGCTCAGGAGTTCGTGAAAGCGCTGTTTAAGAACGTCGAAGTGCTGGATTCCGGTGCACGTGGCTCGACCAATACCTTCGTAGAGCGTGGGATCGGCGACGTGCTGATTGCCTGGGAAAACGAAGCGCTGCTGGCAACGAACGAACTGGGCAAAGATAAATTTGAAATCGTGACCCCGAGTGAATCGATTCTTGCCGAGCCGACCGTTTCGGTCGTCGATAAAGTGGTCGATAAAAAAGGCACTCGCCAGGTGGCGGACGCTTATCTGAAGTATCTCTACTCGCCGGAAGGCCAGGAGATTGCGGCGAAGAACTTCTATCGCCCACGTGACCCGGATGTGGCGAAAAAATACGCCAGTGAATTCCCGAAACTGAAACTGTTCACTATCGATGAAGAGTTTGGCGGCTGGACCAAAGCCCAGAAGGAACACTTCTCCAACGGCGGCACCTTCGACCAGATTAGCCAGCGTTAA
- a CDS encoding IS110 family transposase: MNIKRIGLDLAKNVFQIHAVDHHEHVVVRKSLRRAHMHAYFSQLAPCTIGIEACASSHYWSRELTRMGHTVRIIPPKFVKPYLKGNKNDANDAEAICEAISRPAMRFVAVKTERQQTLQAEHRVRARVIKSRTALCNEIRGFLGEFGVVLPVGISQLRKALPEILSQQEQWDDRFMRLLCELAEELRMLDDRVAGHDRRLAEAAREDICIQRLMKIEGIGVITASAMVALLGDATQFKNGREMAAYVGLVPRQHSSGGKQQLGHISKRGDSYLRTLVIHGARSVLKTCAGKEDRRSQWLQSVAERRNRNIATVALANKNVRIAWAVMSRGEDYHGSRVAG; this comes from the coding sequence ATGAATATTAAACGTATCGGTCTTGACCTGGCAAAAAATGTCTTTCAGATCCATGCTGTGGATCACCATGAACATGTCGTCGTGCGGAAATCTCTCCGCCGCGCCCACATGCACGCTTATTTCTCTCAGCTGGCTCCCTGCACCATCGGGATTGAAGCCTGCGCATCATCCCACTACTGGTCCCGCGAACTCACCCGCATGGGGCATACCGTGCGCATTATTCCCCCGAAATTCGTCAAGCCTTACCTCAAAGGCAACAAGAATGATGCCAACGATGCCGAAGCCATCTGTGAAGCCATCAGCCGCCCCGCCATGCGCTTCGTCGCGGTTAAGACAGAGCGCCAGCAGACCCTTCAGGCGGAGCATCGCGTGCGGGCCAGAGTGATAAAAAGCCGCACGGCGCTGTGCAACGAGATACGGGGCTTTCTGGGCGAATTCGGCGTGGTGCTGCCGGTCGGCATCAGCCAGTTGCGTAAGGCGCTGCCGGAGATACTGTCACAGCAGGAGCAGTGGGATGACCGGTTTATGCGCCTGCTGTGCGAGCTGGCCGAAGAGCTGCGGATGCTGGATGACCGGGTGGCGGGGCATGACCGGCGGCTCGCAGAGGCGGCGCGGGAAGATATCTGCATCCAGCGGCTGATGAAAATAGAAGGTATCGGCGTGATAACCGCCAGCGCGATGGTGGCGTTGTTGGGTGACGCGACGCAGTTTAAGAACGGTCGGGAGATGGCGGCTTATGTGGGGCTGGTTCCCCGGCAGCACTCAAGCGGCGGTAAGCAGCAGCTGGGGCATATCAGCAAGCGGGGTGACAGCTACCTGCGTACGCTGGTCATCCACGGGGCACGGTCAGTTCTGAAGACATGTGCAGGCAAAGAAGACCGGCGGAGCCAGTGGCTGCAGTCGGTGGCGGAAAGACGGAACCGGAATATCGCGACGGTGGCGCTGGCGAACAAGAATGTGCGGATAGCGTGGGCGGTGATGAGTCGCGGAGAAGATTACCATGGCTCACGGGTCGCCGGTTAA